One window of the Haemorhous mexicanus isolate bHaeMex1 chromosome 15, bHaeMex1.pri, whole genome shotgun sequence genome contains the following:
- the UBE2B gene encoding ubiquitin-conjugating enzyme E2 B yields the protein MSTPARRRLMRDFKRLQEDPPVGVSGAPSENNIMQWNAVIFGPEGTPFEDGTFKLVIEFSEEYPNKPPTVRFLSKMFHPNVYADGSICLDILQNRWSPTYDVSSILTSIQSLLDEPNPNSPANSQAAQLYQENKREYEKRVSAIVEQSWNDS from the exons ATGTCCACTCCGGCGCGCCGCCGCCTGATGCGCGACTTCAAGAG ATTGCAAGAAGACCCTCCTGTGGGTGTCAGTGGTGCACCATCTGAGAATAACATAATGCAATGGAATGCAGTTATATTTGG GCCAGAAGGGACACCTTTTGAAGATG GTACTTTTAAACTAGTAATAGAATTTTCTGAAGAATATCCAAATAAACCTCCAACTGTTAGGTTTTTATCAAAAATGTTCCATCCAAATG TGTATGCAGATGGCAGCATATGTTTAGATATTCTTCAGAATCGCTGGAGTCCGACATATGATGTTTCATCTATTTTAACTTCAATTCAG tCTCTGCTTGATGAACCCAATCCAAACAGTCCAGCAAACAGTCAGGCAGCACAACTTTACCAGGAGAACAAACGTGAATATGAGAAAAGAGTTTCAGCTATTGTCGAACAAAGTTGGAATGATTCGTAA